In Aegilops tauschii subsp. strangulata cultivar AL8/78 chromosome 3, Aet v6.0, whole genome shotgun sequence, one genomic interval encodes:
- the LOC109776880 gene encoding LOW QUALITY PROTEIN: glutathione S-transferase 1 (The sequence of the model RefSeq protein was modified relative to this genomic sequence to represent the inferred CDS: inserted 2 bases in 1 codon) yields MSPVKVFGHPMLTNVARVLLFLEEVGAEYELVPVDFVAGEHKRPQHVQLNPFAKMPGFQDGDLVLFESRAIAKYILRKYGGTAGLDLLGENSGIEELAMVDMWTEVEAQQYYPAISPVVFECIIIPFIIPGGGAAPNQTVVDESLERLRGVLGIYEARLEKSRYLAGDSISFADLNHIPFTFYFMTTPYAKVFDDYPKVKAWWEMLMARPAVQRXSASMPTEFKLGAQY; encoded by the exons ATGTCTCCGGTGAAGGTGTTCGGGCACCCGATGTTGACAAACGTCGCACGGGTGCTGCTCTTCCTGGAGGAGGTCGGCGCCGAGTACGAGCTCGTGCCCGTCGACTTCGTCGCCGGCGAGCACAAGAGGCCCCAACACGTCCAGCTAAAC CCGTTTGCGAAGATGCCTGGGTTCCAAGATGGCGATCTCGTCCTGTTCG AGTCGCGCGCCATCGCCAAGTACATCCTCCGCAAGTACGGGGGGACAGCCGGCCTCGACCTCCTCGGAGAAAACAGCGGAATCGAAGAATTAGCAATGGTGGACATGTGGACGGAGGTGGAGGCCCAGCAGTACTACCCGGCCATCTCGCCCGTGGTGTTCGAGTGCATCATCATTCCCTTCATCATTCCTGGCGGTGGCGCGGCGCCGAACCAGACCGTCGTCGACGAGAGCCTGGAGCGGCTGAGGGGTGTGCTGGGGATCTATGAGGCCCGGCTGGAGAAGAGCAGGTACTTGGCCGGGGACTCCATCAGCTTCGCCGATCTGAACCACATCCCGTTCACCTTCTACTTCATGACCACCCCGTACGCCAAGGTGTTTGATGACTACCCCAAGGTGAAGGCCTGGTGGGAGATGCTCATGGCCAGGCCCGCGGTGCAGAG GTCTGCAAGCATGCCTACGGAGTTTAAGCTAGGTGCGCAGTACTAG